The nucleotide window GGTGGACGCTATGAAAAAAATCTCAACAATATTTTCAGCAATTTTCGGATTAATTTTAATCGGCAACTTAGTTTCTGCAGATATGTCTATAAGCATGATTCCAAATCCTGTGACATCAATTATTAATTCCACCACAACAGCCACAGTACATGTTAATTCAAGCACAGAAACAAACGTTTATGTGTATATTGATTCCTGGATATGCAAAGACACTAACGGAAATAGAAACACATGTGAAGGCCCATTGCTTTCAAACGGCGGCGGTGAAATAAAAGTCACTTTCGCAAACAACCTTTTTAGTTCGCAAACTGATTCTTCCGGCAACGCCGGATTAAAAATAGCTCTTGGTCCTGGCGCCGATGCAGGTGCAAACTACCTCTTTAAAATAAGGGCAAACAACGGCGGATGGCAGGAAGCAGTTGTGACAGGAGAAAGCAATGCGGTTCCGATACCGGAATTCCCGACATCTGCGGCTCCCGTAATTCTTTCAATGCTAAGCATCGGCTTAGTCAGGATGAAATACAAATAGATCATCCATTAATTGCTTTCTTTAGAGTATAGCGCGCCTTGACAATCCTGCGCCTGTTTCTAAGATAAAGAACGTCTTCTACAAAGAATGCGGAGAGCATTATCATTGAATATATTGCCAATGCTATCCCATCCCTTGATATCAAAGGAGAATAAAACGCGTTTGTTGCAAGCAGCTCAAATTTTGGAATAAGAACCACTTCTGAAGAAAATGGATAAAACAGCTTGACCTCGCCGCCATAAAACATATCTGCAGTAACATGTCCTGTAAGCATCACAAGAAGGATGAGCGCGTATGTCTGCAGGCGTATCGATGTCTTTCCTTCATACTTATGGAATGTAAAAAACGCTATCAATGGAATAAGAACAACAATGAATATGTTGTGGAGCGTTCCTCTGGCAGCCATGCCGAAAAAATGATCTGCATCAATCAATACTGACAGGAAAGCCAATAATATTATGGGCTTAAGCCTGCGCTCCCCCCGGAAGACCGCCATTCCAGCCATCAAAGAAAAGAAAAAATGAAAAAGCGTGTCCATACAATAACATAGACGGCAATAAATATATAGTTAAATCGGGTCTGCCCAATTTTTCCGTGATAAAGCGATAATTCAATAACCTCTATTTCCATTGCAACTTATTCTATAATTGAGTGTATTGAATTTTGGAATCAAATAGCCTCGACTATATAA belongs to Nanoarchaeota archaeon and includes:
- a CDS encoding metal-dependent hydrolase produces the protein MDTLFHFFFSLMAGMAVFRGERRLKPIILLAFLSVLIDADHFFGMAARGTLHNIFIVVLIPLIAFFTFHKYEGKTSIRLQTYALILLVMLTGHVTADMFYGGEVKLFYPFSSEVVLIPKFELLATNAFYSPLISRDGIALAIYSMIMLSAFFVEDVLYLRNRRRIVKARYTLKKAING